In a single window of the bacterium genome:
- a CDS encoding sulfatase-like hydrolase/transferase, with amino-acid sequence MLGILAAGLGAVGAVTTGAGGQSGIVHDAEFALLEAQNGETWRADDRQIDAKLAEIRRNNGGKPPNIIYILLDDVGFGELAMPDLDVIRGYSTPNLNAMAREGLSLQRMYTEPSCTPTRVAFLTGRHPVRTG; translated from the coding sequence ATGCTCGGCATTCTCGCCGCGGGACTCGGCGCTGTCGGTGCGGTGACGACCGGCGCGGGCGGTCAGTCCGGGATCGTCCACGACGCGGAATTTGCCTTGCTCGAAGCTCAGAACGGTGAGACGTGGAGAGCGGACGATCGGCAGATCGATGCGAAGCTGGCTGAGATCCGCAGGAACAACGGCGGGAAGCCGCCGAACATCATCTACATCCTGCTCGACGATGTTGGGTTCGGCGAGCTCGCGATGCCCGATCTGGACGTGATCCGCGGCTACAGCACGCCGAACCTGAACGCCATGGCCCGGGAGGGACTCAGCCTTCAGCGCATGTACACCGAGCCATCCTGCACGCCCACTCGCGTCGCGTTCCTGACGGGACGCCATCCCGTCCGGACCGGAA
- a CDS encoding ABC transporter substrate-binding protein — translation MGQATPEQTGDAPSRDRGVNRRDVMKTAAAGIATGAFGVFSGREARAAHGNRVQVKIAGYAYDRVRAIQDGRLGVDGCDLSFHVKDIYRLNAGVFGSARTYEVSETGLIPYVKKYANEDFRAYTLIPVFISRMFRHRDIYIRPDRGIEKPEDLRGKRIGTPGYGMSASTWTRGFLQDMHGVKPDEMRWVETTKSSDGGTLSASIGSYVFPDGFPFEKGPPGVDESEMIIAGDVDALISATTPRAFLDRNPNVKRLFPDFRSAEQAYYKKARVFPIMHAIAIRKDFADANPGLPGAIFSMYSRAKQAAYDDLETTTALKVTLPWATQEFLDTQKLMGDNYWPYGIEANRTELELIMRYTYEQGLAKRRLDVEEIFHPSTLQLTETSE, via the coding sequence GTGGGCCAAGCAACGCCTGAACAGACTGGGGATGCGCCAAGTCGGGATCGCGGAGTCAATCGACGCGACGTAATGAAGACGGCGGCTGCGGGCATCGCAACCGGTGCGTTCGGAGTGTTCAGCGGTCGGGAAGCCCGGGCGGCACACGGGAACCGAGTCCAGGTCAAGATCGCCGGGTACGCCTATGACCGCGTGCGGGCGATCCAGGATGGGCGGCTCGGCGTGGATGGCTGCGACCTCAGCTTTCATGTCAAGGACATCTACCGTCTCAATGCAGGCGTTTTCGGGTCTGCGCGGACGTACGAGGTCAGCGAGACCGGCCTCATCCCGTACGTCAAGAAGTACGCGAACGAAGACTTCAGGGCGTACACGCTGATTCCCGTCTTCATCTCGCGGATGTTCCGGCACCGCGATATCTACATACGGCCCGACCGCGGGATCGAGAAGCCCGAGGATCTGCGAGGGAAGCGTATCGGCACCCCCGGTTACGGCATGAGCGCATCCACGTGGACCCGCGGCTTCCTCCAGGACATGCACGGCGTCAAGCCGGACGAGATGCGCTGGGTCGAAACCACGAAGAGCTCCGACGGAGGCACGCTGAGCGCGAGCATCGGGAGCTACGTCTTTCCCGATGGCTTTCCCTTCGAGAAGGGTCCGCCCGGCGTAGACGAATCGGAGATGATCATTGCCGGCGACGTCGATGCGCTCATCTCCGCCACCACGCCCAGGGCTTTCCTCGATAGGAACCCGAACGTGAAGCGGCTGTTTCCTGACTTCCGGTCAGCCGAACAGGCGTACTACAAGAAGGCGCGCGTGTTCCCGATCATGCACGCGATCGCGATCCGTAAGGACTTCGCGGATGCGAATCCCGGCCTGCCAGGGGCGATCTTCTCCATGTATAGCCGCGCCAAGCAGGCGGCCTACGACGACCTCGAGACGACAACGGCGCTCAAGGTGACACTGCCGTGGGCGACACAGGAATTCCTGGATACGCAGAAGTTGATGGGCGACAACTACTGGCCCTACGGCATCGAAGCGAACCGCACGGAACTCGAGCTCATCATGCGTTACACCTATGAACAAGGCCTGGCGAAGCGCCGGCTGGACGTCGAGGAGATCTTCCATCCCTCGACACTGCAACTTACGGAGACATCAGAATGA